The proteins below come from a single Oerskovia jenensis genomic window:
- a CDS encoding carbonic anhydrase encodes MTKYAAFYVPLTAAALALTGGVSAWAAPASAPTSTVAPASTSTGVLELASPGGGWSYEGATGPEHWGEIASTCASTPTSKQSPVDIPLRSLTESRKVKAPVLDYERAPFTVRDTGETIQADLTTVGSNAITVDGTRFELRQFHLHTPSEHTIDGEPAAMELHLVHQSAEGKLAVLGVLLELGRENAALAGYFDAIPAAAAATSSVAPQPVQINPAHLVPAWSDLIRYDGSLTTPPCSEGVLWTVYERPRMISKAQLGAFTAVHPENSRPVQPLNGRSLFEVDVH; translated from the coding sequence ATGACGAAGTACGCAGCTTTCTACGTTCCACTGACCGCCGCGGCGCTCGCCCTGACGGGCGGCGTCTCGGCCTGGGCGGCGCCGGCAAGCGCCCCCACGAGCACGGTCGCCCCGGCGAGCACCTCGACGGGCGTGCTCGAGCTCGCGTCGCCCGGCGGAGGGTGGTCCTACGAGGGGGCGACCGGCCCCGAGCACTGGGGCGAGATCGCCTCGACCTGCGCGTCGACGCCCACGAGCAAGCAGTCGCCCGTCGACATCCCGCTGCGCTCCCTCACGGAGAGTCGCAAGGTCAAGGCGCCCGTGCTCGACTACGAGCGCGCCCCGTTCACGGTCCGCGACACCGGGGAGACGATCCAGGCCGACCTGACCACGGTCGGCTCCAACGCCATCACGGTCGACGGGACCCGCTTCGAGCTCCGGCAGTTCCACCTGCACACCCCGAGCGAGCACACGATCGACGGCGAGCCGGCTGCGATGGAGCTCCATCTGGTGCACCAGAGCGCCGAGGGCAAGCTCGCGGTGCTCGGGGTGCTGCTCGAGCTCGGCCGGGAGAACGCGGCGCTCGCGGGCTACTTCGACGCGATCCCGGCGGCTGCCGCTGCGACGTCGTCGGTCGCGCCCCAGCCGGTCCAGATCAACCCGGCGCACCTGGTGCCCGCGTGGTCGGACCTGATCCGCTACGACGGGTCGCTCACGACGCCGCCGTGCAGCGAAGGCGTGCTCTGGACCGTCTACGAGCGTCCTCGGATGATCTCGAAGGCGCAGCTCGGCGCCTTCACCGCGGTGCACCCGGAGAACAGCCGTCCGGTACAGCCGCTCAACGGCAGGAGCCTGTTCGAGGTCGACGTGCACTGA
- a CDS encoding bifunctional 3'-5' exonuclease/DNA polymerase, whose product MSDPHGRLRGVYSVPLRTSSADPVVVDVEDLDPHGGRLHPAPRRTTWPEAVLERAGPLSASPAVATTTLDAPQAAVPATRWVWEDTNLWYPAALAAGVRVERAHDLRLSRAILRRSVLTSGTPLARGPRDAWDDMLPVPTVPVPGIERPDALFDLGAPRDASPPDPVGELRRQLEAVATSSGPGQLRLLLAAESAGALVAAEMSHAGLPWREDLHDAMLTGALGARPPLGLRPARLEALAERVRAALDAPALNPDSAPELLKALEYAGVGVKSTRKWDLERVDHPVVAPLLEYKKLSRLLTANGWNWLDTWVRGGRFRPEYVVGGVVTGRWAANGGGALQLPHQIRSAVVADPGWTLVVADAAQLEPRVLAGLSGDLVMAEAGRGGDMYQGIVDAGAVETRAQAKIGMLGAMYGGTTGESGLMLPRLAKAFPRALDLVEQAARAGERGEIVTTRLGRSSPPPGSGWEETQGSAYDESASSDAQSRARSQTRAWGRFTRNFVVQGTAAEWALCWMASLRGRLAAMPRAATPGRAPTPFADQPHMVFFLHDEIIVHTPVELAEQVAAEIRAAGTEAGKLLFGDFPVDFPLTVAIVDDYSQAK is encoded by the coding sequence ATGTCAGACCCTCACGGCAGACTTCGGGGCGTGTACTCGGTCCCGCTCCGCACGTCGTCCGCCGACCCGGTCGTCGTCGACGTCGAGGACCTCGACCCCCACGGCGGCCGGCTGCACCCCGCCCCACGCCGCACGACCTGGCCGGAGGCCGTCCTCGAGCGCGCCGGTCCCCTGTCCGCGAGCCCCGCGGTGGCCACGACCACCCTCGACGCGCCCCAGGCCGCGGTGCCCGCGACCCGCTGGGTCTGGGAAGACACGAACCTCTGGTACCCGGCCGCCCTCGCGGCGGGCGTGCGCGTCGAGCGCGCGCACGACCTGCGTCTCTCCCGGGCCATCCTGCGGCGTTCGGTCCTCACGTCGGGTACACCGTTGGCGCGCGGGCCGCGCGACGCGTGGGACGACATGCTCCCCGTCCCGACGGTCCCCGTGCCGGGGATCGAGCGCCCCGACGCTCTCTTCGACCTCGGCGCCCCCCGGGACGCCTCCCCACCCGACCCCGTCGGGGAGCTGCGCCGACAGCTCGAGGCGGTCGCGACGTCGTCGGGCCCGGGACAGCTGCGGCTGCTGCTCGCGGCCGAGTCCGCGGGCGCCCTCGTGGCCGCCGAGATGAGCCACGCCGGGCTGCCCTGGCGCGAGGACCTGCACGACGCGATGCTCACCGGAGCCCTGGGGGCCAGGCCACCGCTCGGCCTGCGCCCCGCACGGCTCGAAGCCCTGGCCGAGCGGGTGCGCGCGGCGCTCGACGCGCCCGCGCTCAACCCCGACTCGGCCCCCGAGCTCCTCAAGGCCCTCGAGTACGCGGGCGTCGGCGTCAAGTCGACCCGCAAGTGGGACCTGGAACGTGTGGACCACCCGGTCGTCGCACCCCTGCTCGAGTACAAGAAGCTCAGCCGCCTGCTGACCGCCAACGGCTGGAACTGGCTCGACACCTGGGTGCGAGGCGGACGCTTCCGGCCCGAGTACGTCGTCGGGGGGGTCGTGACCGGGCGCTGGGCCGCCAACGGCGGAGGAGCCCTCCAGCTCCCGCACCAGATCCGCTCGGCCGTGGTCGCAGACCCCGGGTGGACGCTCGTCGTCGCCGACGCGGCGCAGCTCGAACCCCGGGTGCTCGCGGGGCTCTCGGGGGACCTCGTCATGGCCGAGGCCGGGCGCGGCGGAGACATGTACCAGGGCATCGTCGACGCGGGCGCCGTCGAGACGCGCGCCCAGGCCAAGATCGGGATGCTCGGCGCCATGTACGGCGGCACCACGGGAGAGAGCGGGCTCATGCTGCCACGGCTCGCCAAGGCGTTCCCGCGCGCGCTCGACCTCGTCGAGCAGGCCGCACGGGCGGGGGAGCGCGGCGAGATCGTCACCACGCGCCTCGGCCGGAGCTCGCCCCCGCCCGGGTCGGGCTGGGAGGAGACGCAGGGCAGCGCGTACGACGAGTCCGCGTCGAGCGACGCCCAGTCCCGCGCCCGCAGCCAGACCCGCGCGTGGGGCCGGTTCACCAGGAACTTCGTGGTGCAGGGCACGGCCGCCGAGTGGGCGCTGTGCTGGATGGCGTCGCTGCGCGGTCGCCTCGCCGCCATGCCTCGGGCCGCGACGCCCGGACGAGCCCCGACTCCCTTCGCCGACCAGCCCCACATGGTCTTCTTCCTGCACGACGAGATCATCGTGCACACCCCGGTCGAGCTCGCCGAGCAGGTCGCGGCCGAGATCCGGGCCGCGGGCACCGAGGCCGGGAAGCTGCTCTTCGGCGACTTCCCGGTCGACTTCCCGCTCACGGTCGCGATCGTCGACGACTACTCGCAGGCGAAGTAG
- a CDS encoding VOC family protein: MDTYTTQAPPAQVWPTLQAHDASGLIDFLVDVVGFRRNTVMTGDGGVAHAQLDWPPGGGIMLGSFKPDGEWSRPPGTFGGYVVAGALGSGTGIEEIADRAERAGAVLTPLRETDYGSRELVLADPEGNLWSVGTYRGEPRAA, from the coding sequence ATGGACACGTACACGACACAGGCACCCCCGGCTCAGGTCTGGCCCACCCTCCAGGCGCACGACGCGTCCGGGCTGATCGACTTCCTCGTCGACGTGGTGGGCTTCCGACGCAACACGGTCATGACGGGCGACGGGGGCGTCGCGCACGCCCAGCTCGACTGGCCGCCGGGCGGCGGCATCATGCTGGGCTCGTTCAAGCCCGACGGCGAGTGGTCACGTCCGCCGGGCACGTTCGGCGGGTACGTGGTCGCCGGGGCGCTCGGCAGCGGGACGGGGATCGAGGAGATCGCAGACCGGGCGGAGCGCGCCGGCGCGGTGCTCACTCCCCTGCGCGAGACCGACTACGGCAGCCGTGAGCTGGTGCTCGCGGACCCCGAGGGCAACCTCTGGTCGGTCGGGACGTACCGGGGCGAGCCGCGGGCCGCCTGA
- a CDS encoding helix-turn-helix domain-containing protein — protein MGQHYVRASPAGPLGSAVGSILGYEITDEAPSVHRGLPSPWLTFVISLDGPVPTATGPGDAPLHRYASLVGGLHLSPAYIHQPAHQEGVQLALDPLASRALLGVPPRELGMVTDADDVLGPLSRDLRERVGETASWDERLTLVAEALRRVATARTPGHGHVRVEVAEAWRHILRSNGRLSVPDVAAHVWLSPRQLTSLFSAELGLSPGAACRLVRFDAARDEVRAGFLSPSGPHLADVAARTGYADHSHLVRDFHAFAGLSPTAWLAEERANIQAGGGAPRAG, from the coding sequence ATGGGACAGCACTACGTGCGCGCCTCCCCGGCCGGACCACTGGGGTCTGCGGTCGGCTCGATCCTGGGCTACGAGATCACGGACGAGGCCCCCTCGGTCCACCGTGGGCTGCCCTCGCCGTGGCTGACGTTCGTCATCAGCCTCGACGGTCCTGTCCCCACCGCGACGGGCCCAGGTGACGCGCCGCTGCACCGGTACGCCTCGCTCGTCGGGGGGCTGCACCTGTCCCCCGCCTACATCCATCAGCCCGCGCACCAGGAGGGCGTCCAGCTCGCGCTCGACCCCCTCGCGAGTCGCGCGCTGCTCGGCGTGCCGCCTCGCGAGCTGGGCATGGTGACTGACGCCGACGACGTGCTCGGCCCCCTCTCGCGCGACCTGCGGGAGCGGGTCGGCGAGACGGCGTCGTGGGACGAGCGACTCACGCTCGTCGCCGAGGCGTTGCGTCGCGTGGCCACTGCCCGCACCCCTGGCCACGGACACGTCCGGGTCGAGGTCGCCGAGGCCTGGCGCCACATCCTGCGCAGCAACGGCCGGTTGTCCGTGCCCGACGTCGCCGCGCACGTCTGGCTCAGCCCTCGCCAGCTCACGTCGCTCTTCTCGGCCGAGCTCGGTCTGAGCCCCGGTGCAGCGTGCCGCCTGGTCCGGTTCGACGCGGCCAGGGACGAGGTGCGCGCGGGGTTCCTGTCGCCGTCGGGCCCGCACCTCGCGGACGTCGCGGCCCGCACCGGGTACGCCGACCACTCCCACCTGGTGCGTGACTTCCACGCGTTCGCGGGCCTGAGCCCGACGGCGTGGCTCGCCGAGGAGCGCGCAAACATCCAAGCCGGGGGTGGCGCACCGCGAGCAGGCTGA
- a CDS encoding Nif3-like dinuclear metal center hexameric protein, whose translation MTAHPTLADVVRTLEALYPPSTAEGWDAVGLVTGDPAQPVRKILFAVDPVATVADEAIEWGADLIVTHHPLFLRPVHSIAATTFKGYLVHRLVRAGIGLYVAHTNADAAPRGVADALADAIGLVDRTPLVPASGSGAAGPDGATHLVETGIGRVGRIEEPTTLRAFAERVAAALPATEQGVRVAGDLDATVSTAAVVGGSGDSLFDAVRSAGADVYVTADLRHHPASELRERAEFEAGEAGGPFLVDVAHFASEWPWLRYAAADLTERLADAGTVETRVSVRRTDPWTARIGSAPRA comes from the coding sequence GTGACCGCACACCCCACGCTCGCCGACGTCGTCCGGACCCTCGAGGCGCTCTACCCGCCGTCGACCGCGGAGGGGTGGGACGCCGTCGGGCTCGTCACCGGGGACCCGGCCCAGCCCGTGCGCAAGATCCTCTTCGCTGTCGACCCCGTCGCGACCGTCGCCGACGAGGCGATCGAGTGGGGTGCCGACCTCATCGTGACCCACCACCCGCTCTTCCTGCGGCCCGTGCACTCGATCGCCGCGACCACGTTCAAGGGCTACCTCGTGCACCGCCTCGTGCGGGCAGGGATCGGGCTGTACGTCGCGCACACCAACGCGGACGCCGCACCGCGCGGGGTCGCCGACGCGCTCGCGGACGCGATCGGCCTCGTGGACCGGACCCCGCTCGTCCCGGCGTCCGGATCCGGGGCTGCCGGGCCCGACGGCGCCACGCACCTCGTGGAGACCGGCATCGGTCGTGTGGGCCGCATCGAGGAGCCGACGACGTTGCGCGCCTTCGCCGAGCGCGTCGCCGCAGCCCTGCCCGCGACCGAGCAAGGAGTGCGCGTCGCGGGCGACCTTGACGCGACCGTGAGCACCGCGGCCGTCGTCGGCGGCTCGGGGGACTCGCTGTTCGACGCCGTCCGCAGCGCGGGGGCCGACGTCTACGTCACCGCGGACCTGCGCCACCACCCCGCCTCCGAGCTGCGCGAGCGCGCGGAGTTCGAGGCGGGCGAGGCGGGCGGGCCGTTCCTCGTGGACGTCGCGCACTTCGCGAGCGAATGGCCCTGGCTGCGCTACGCGGCCGCCGACCTGACGGAACGGCTCGCAGATGCGGGTACGGTGGAGACCCGCGTGAGCGTCCGCCGGACCGACCCCTGGACCGCCCGGATCGGCTCCGCGCCCCGCGCCTGA
- a CDS encoding zinc ribbon domain-containing protein, translated as MSTAPPEDQRRLLEVQALDTRLQQLTHKRASLPSIARIAELDAQISDLSTSLVASRTAVSDLKRELTKAEGDVEQVRNRATRDQTRLDSGQVGAKDAQALVGELESLSRRQEVLEEIELGVMERLEAHEEALAKLDSANDELVAAKREVEAERDAQLAEIDAEVATVSAARAKAADGIDAGLVTLYDRLRNQLGGLGAAVLNGRRCEGCRLELNPSDVAAIKAKAPEQVARCEECSRILVRLDA; from the coding sequence GTGAGCACTGCACCCCCCGAGGACCAGCGACGACTGCTGGAGGTCCAGGCACTCGACACCCGCCTGCAGCAGCTCACGCACAAGCGCGCCTCCCTGCCCTCGATCGCCCGCATCGCGGAGCTCGACGCGCAGATCTCCGACCTCAGCACCTCGCTCGTCGCCTCGCGCACCGCCGTGAGCGACCTCAAGCGCGAGCTCACCAAGGCCGAGGGAGACGTCGAGCAGGTCCGCAACCGTGCGACCCGTGACCAGACCCGCCTCGACTCGGGCCAGGTCGGCGCCAAGGACGCCCAGGCGCTCGTCGGTGAGCTCGAGTCGCTGTCCCGCCGCCAGGAGGTCCTCGAGGAGATCGAGCTCGGTGTCATGGAGCGCCTCGAGGCCCACGAGGAGGCGCTCGCCAAGCTCGACTCCGCCAACGACGAGCTCGTCGCCGCCAAGCGAGAGGTCGAGGCCGAGCGCGACGCGCAGCTCGCCGAGATCGACGCCGAGGTCGCGACCGTGAGCGCCGCACGGGCCAAGGCCGCCGACGGGATCGACGCCGGCCTCGTCACGCTCTACGACCGCCTGCGCAACCAGCTCGGCGGCCTGGGCGCCGCAGTGCTCAACGGCCGCCGCTGCGAGGGCTGCCGACTCGAGCTCAACCCGTCCGACGTCGCCGCGATCAAGGCCAAGGCGCCCGAGCAGGTCGCGCGTTGCGAGGAGTGCTCCCGCATCCTGGTGCGGCTCGACGCCTGA
- a CDS encoding DUF6318 family protein, which translates to MVVVAVLAGLVAGCSSPGPAVESSAPVVSEEPSPTPNPTPTPTPTGPVKPERPADMDRTDEVGAAAAATYFLELYPYVMATGDLTEWEQVSLRETCEFCSAVLDHVAGYVSAGNQYLGGAVTVEVLEVYPLDTLYAGYPVDVRVQQASSTVVSPTGAVLEETAAEDSVLRAELIHDGEKWRLAGVSTDVTAS; encoded by the coding sequence GTGGTGGTGGTCGCGGTGCTCGCCGGCCTGGTGGCAGGGTGTTCTTCGCCTGGGCCGGCGGTCGAGTCTTCGGCGCCGGTGGTGAGTGAGGAGCCGAGCCCGACCCCGAACCCGACGCCGACTCCGACTCCGACGGGGCCGGTCAAGCCCGAGCGGCCGGCGGACATGGACCGTACCGACGAGGTCGGGGCGGCTGCGGCGGCGACGTACTTCCTGGAGCTGTACCCGTATGTCATGGCGACCGGTGACCTGACGGAGTGGGAGCAGGTCTCGTTGAGGGAGACATGCGAATTCTGTAGTGCCGTACTCGACCATGTTGCTGGGTACGTATCGGCCGGTAACCAGTATCTGGGCGGTGCAGTCACGGTCGAAGTCCTCGAGGTTTACCCCTTGGACACTCTCTATGCTGGCTACCCCGTAGATGTTCGGGTACAACAAGCCAGCTCTACCGTGGTTTCGCCCACCGGTGCGGTGTTGGAGGAGACGGCTGCGGAGGACTCAGTGCTGCGCGCCGAACTGATCCACGACGGAGAGAAGTGGCGTCTTGCTGGCGTGTCCACTGACGTGACCGCTTCATGA
- a CDS encoding bifunctional RNase H/acid phosphatase codes for MGRTLIVEADGGSRGNPGPAGYGALVRDAATGAVLAERARYLGIVSNNVAEYSGLVAGLDAARKIDPEARVVVRMDSKLVVEQMSGRWKIKHEDMRRLAAEAAQVLPPSQVTYEWVPRADNSDADALANQVMDSRGEIAHDYQAADITPVTDQVQANTDPAFEEPADASGAPGAVAAGPGFDTPTRPSGARARFDGAEPLTVVLVRHGQTPLTVAGAYSGSSVPGPSLTARGRVQAAQAADLIYRIGRDRWTDLPKPTEIVASPMVRAQETARAVSRRLGLHVRTDERFAEVHFGEWEGLTAGQIAERWDGHPEQWLVSGTEVAPGGESMADVGDRVWAGLQDLLAQGTGRTVVVVGHAVQVRAAVGRAIEAPPSRWAGFRVPPGSVSIVRLWADGTTELTVVGCPSEP; via the coding sequence ATGGGCAGGACGTTGATCGTCGAGGCGGACGGCGGATCGCGCGGAAACCCCGGACCAGCGGGCTACGGCGCGCTCGTCCGCGACGCCGCGACGGGAGCAGTGCTGGCCGAGCGAGCCCGCTACCTCGGCATCGTGTCGAACAACGTCGCCGAGTACTCGGGGCTCGTCGCGGGGCTCGACGCCGCGCGGAAGATCGACCCCGAGGCGCGCGTGGTCGTGCGCATGGACTCCAAGCTCGTCGTCGAGCAGATGTCGGGGCGCTGGAAGATCAAGCACGAGGACATGCGGCGGCTCGCGGCCGAGGCGGCCCAGGTGCTGCCACCGTCTCAGGTCACGTACGAGTGGGTGCCGCGGGCCGACAACTCCGATGCGGACGCCCTCGCGAACCAGGTCATGGACTCGCGCGGCGAGATCGCCCACGACTACCAGGCGGCCGACATCACACCTGTGACCGACCAGGTGCAGGCAAACACGGACCCGGCATTCGAGGAGCCGGCCGACGCGAGCGGTGCGCCCGGCGCCGTCGCCGCTGGCCCTGGTTTCGACACGCCGACCCGCCCCTCGGGCGCCCGTGCCCGGTTCGACGGCGCCGAGCCGCTGACCGTCGTCCTGGTCCGGCACGGCCAGACGCCGCTCACGGTCGCGGGTGCCTACTCGGGTTCCTCGGTGCCGGGCCCGTCGCTCACGGCGCGGGGTCGGGTCCAGGCTGCCCAGGCGGCCGACCTGATCTACCGCATCGGCCGGGACCGCTGGACGGACCTGCCGAAGCCGACCGAGATCGTGGCGTCCCCCATGGTTCGGGCGCAGGAGACCGCGCGGGCCGTGAGCCGCCGACTGGGACTGCACGTCCGCACCGACGAACGGTTCGCCGAGGTCCACTTCGGCGAGTGGGAGGGGCTGACGGCCGGGCAGATCGCCGAGCGCTGGGACGGGCATCCCGAGCAGTGGCTCGTCTCGGGCACCGAGGTCGCGCCGGGCGGGGAGTCGATGGCCGACGTGGGCGACCGCGTCTGGGCAGGGCTGCAGGATCTTCTCGCGCAGGGCACCGGCCGGACCGTGGTCGTGGTGGGTCACGCGGTGCAGGTGCGCGCCGCCGTCGGGCGGGCGATCGAGGCGCCGCCCTCGCGATGGGCGGGCTTCAGGGTGCCGCCGGGGTCGGTGAGCATCGTGCGGTTGTGGGCCGACGGGACCACCGAGCTGACCGTCGTCGGGTGCCCGAGCGAACCCTGA
- a CDS encoding YaaA family protein, whose product MLLLLPPSEGKSVPDDGAPLDLASLSSPSLTRQRKAVLTALVAASRRRDALDVLGVSAGLADEVARNVSLATAPTAPAAEIYSGVLYAAAGLADLPPAAAARAEDSVRIVSALWGAVSPADRIPAYRLSMGTKLPPLGALAPSWRPHLAAALDPRATGDVVIDCRSAPYAAAWKVPAGAEHVAVRVLRELDGKRSVVSHNAKHTRGVLTGHLLTCAEPVHTAEELLKAAYELVGTALLDATLLPGARGASTLELVVA is encoded by the coding sequence GTGCTCCTGCTCCTGCCGCCCTCCGAGGGAAAGTCCGTGCCCGACGACGGCGCTCCCCTCGACCTCGCCTCCCTCAGCTCGCCGTCGCTCACCCGGCAGCGCAAGGCCGTGCTCACGGCGCTCGTCGCCGCGAGCAGGCGGCGCGACGCGCTCGATGTGCTGGGCGTGAGCGCGGGGCTCGCCGACGAGGTGGCGCGCAACGTGTCGCTGGCCACGGCACCGACGGCCCCCGCCGCGGAGATCTACAGCGGGGTGCTGTACGCGGCCGCCGGCCTGGCCGACCTGCCGCCCGCTGCTGCCGCGCGGGCCGAGGACTCGGTGCGGATCGTGTCGGCGCTGTGGGGCGCGGTCTCCCCCGCCGACCGCATCCCCGCCTACCGGTTGTCGATGGGCACCAAGCTTCCGCCGCTCGGGGCTCTGGCCCCGTCGTGGCGGCCGCACCTCGCCGCGGCCCTGGACCCGCGGGCGACCGGTGACGTCGTGATCGACTGTCGTTCTGCGCCCTACGCGGCCGCGTGGAAGGTCCCCGCCGGGGCCGAGCATGTCGCCGTGCGCGTGCTGCGCGAGCTCGACGGCAAGCGCAGCGTCGTGTCGCACAACGCCAAGCACACGCGCGGGGTACTCACGGGTCACCTGCTGACCTGTGCCGAGCCCGTGCACACGGCCGAGGAGCTGCTCAAGGCCGCGTACGAGCTCGTCGGGACCGCGCTGCTCGACGCGACGCTGCTGCCCGGGGCGCGTGGCGCGTCGACACTGGAGCTCGTCGTCGCCTGA
- a CDS encoding tautomerase family protein: MVQVKIYGTRTVWEMKREDISDAIHRAVVGAWGLPKDKRFHRFLLMEDGDLVAPARSDAYLVIEVVCFTGRSREAKRALIAAMFDDVAPFLGLAADDLEVVILESPPESWGIRGKSGDELALGYRVDV, encoded by the coding sequence ATGGTCCAGGTCAAGATCTACGGCACCCGCACGGTCTGGGAGATGAAGCGCGAGGACATCTCCGACGCGATCCACCGGGCGGTCGTCGGCGCCTGGGGGCTCCCGAAGGACAAGCGGTTCCACCGCTTCCTCCTCATGGAGGACGGCGACCTGGTCGCACCGGCGCGCAGTGACGCGTACCTCGTGATCGAGGTCGTGTGCTTCACCGGGCGCTCGCGCGAGGCCAAGCGGGCGCTCATCGCCGCGATGTTCGACGACGTCGCGCCCTTCCTGGGACTGGCGGCGGACGACCTCGAGGTCGTCATCCTGGAGAGCCCGCCCGAGAGCTGGGGCATCCGCGGCAAGAGCGGCGACGAGCTCGCGCTGGGCTACCGCGTGGACGTGTAG